In one Sphingobium indicum B90A genomic region, the following are encoded:
- a CDS encoding SOS response-associated peptidase, whose translation MCNLYKARSSAEELARLFGALPDPADQIAVEKDYVAPGKPGHVVREQESQRILSAMSWGFPFQGRPVTNVRNYTSPFWKSALANPSRRCLVPVAEFQEWSVEPMPDTGKKKPFWFRVPSQPVFAFAGIWRPTESLPVYSFLTCGYDGDAATHVVGAIHPKACPVILHPEDYDRWLRADLDDALSLACAYPSQLMAVGDV comes from the coding sequence ATGTGCAATCTTTATAAAGCCCGGAGCAGTGCCGAAGAGCTTGCCCGTCTGTTCGGCGCGCTTCCCGATCCGGCCGACCAGATCGCGGTCGAAAAGGATTATGTCGCTCCGGGCAAACCAGGTCACGTCGTGCGGGAACAGGAATCCCAACGCATTTTGTCGGCGATGAGTTGGGGCTTTCCATTCCAGGGACGGCCTGTCACCAACGTGCGTAACTATACCAGCCCGTTCTGGAAGTCTGCCTTGGCAAATCCCTCCCGGCGCTGTCTGGTGCCGGTCGCTGAGTTCCAGGAATGGTCGGTCGAGCCAATGCCTGACACAGGCAAGAAGAAGCCCTTCTGGTTTCGCGTGCCCAGCCAACCGGTTTTCGCCTTCGCTGGAATATGGCGACCCACGGAAAGCCTGCCGGTCTATTCCTTCTTGACCTGTGGCTATGATGGCGACGCTGCCACGCATGTTGTCGGCGCTATCCACCCCAAGGCCTGTCCTGTCATCCTTCACCCGGAAGACTATGACCGCTGGCTGCGCGCGGATCTTGACGATGCGCTATCGCTGGCGTGCGCATATCCTAGCCAGTTGATGGCCGTCGGTGACGTTTGA